Genomic window (Leisingera methylohalidivorans DSM 14336):
TATCGCCCATGATAACCTGCTGCGCGCCGAAGGCGGAGGCACCCAGCACCCGCACGGCGTGATAATGGGTCAGCACAACATGAGTGATCGGCTTGTCAGTCACCGAGCGCACACATTCAATCACCTTGTTGGCCAGCCGTGGCGTGGCCTGTGCTTCGATGATCATCACGCTGTCATCGCCAATGATCACGCCAGAGTTCGGGTCGCCCTCCGCAGTGAAGGCATAAAGCCCTTCCCCGATCTCATCAAAGGTGATCTTCTTTTCGGTCATGTCCCCTTGGGACGCAAAAGCCTTAGCCATAATGGTATTCCTTATCGTGCGTAGGGGTCTTCAAGCGCAGGCAGAACAGTGCCTGTGCAGTCGCCAAATCCGATGGTGTATCCGTTGCCCTTTGCAGCGCCCTTCAGCGTCAGTGTGTCGCCATCAGCGATGAAGGAACGCTCTTCGCCCGTCTTCAGCGTAATAGGCTCCTTGCCGCCCCAGCTGAGTTCCAGTAGCGAGCCGCGGCTTTCCTTCGTCGGACCGGAGATGGTGCCGGAGCCCAGAAGGTCGCCAGCATTCATCGGACAGCCCGAGGTCGAATGATGCGCCAGCTGCTGCGCGGCTGAGTAGTACATTTCCTTGTAATTGGTCCGCGCGATAGTAGTCGCGCTCTTGCCCTCCGGCGCCATGGTGACTTCCAGATCAATGTCATAGAGCATTGGCCCGCAGTCCTTCAGATGGTCCAGTAGTTCCACCTCGCGTTCAGGCGTGCCGCAGCGGAAGGGTTCCAGCGCCGGTTTGGTCACAATCCAAGGGCTGATCGAGTTGGCGGTGGCCTTGGCCTGGAACGGGCCCAGAGGCTGATACTCCCAAGCCTGTATGTCGCGCGCGGACCAGTCGTTCAGTAACACATAGCCAAAGATGTGATCATCTGCTTCCTGCACTGTGATCGGACCATCTGACGGTGTGCCGACAATAGCGCCCAACTCCAGTTCGATGTCGAACCGCTCGCAAGGTGCCCACCGCGGCTTGTCTTCATTCGGACCCTTCAGCTGACCCCAGGGGCGGCGCACATCTGTGCCCGACACCACCACGGAAGACGCCCGCCCGTTATAGCCGATCGGGATATGCAGCCAGTTTGGCGGCAGCGCATTTTCCGGGCCGCGGAACATGGTGCCAACGTTGAAGGCATGGTTCTTGCCGGCGTAGAAATCGGTGTATTCGCTGACTGCAAAGGGCATGTGCAGTTCAGCTTCTGCCATTGGAACCATCAGCGGTGCGACCCTGCCTTGCTCGGCCGCCCCATCGGACAAAAGGGCTGTCAGACGGTCACGCAGCGCGGCCCAGACGGCAGGGCCTTCCTCCATCAGGTCATTCCAGTAGGGCACGTCGAACAGCGGCGCATCTCCCAACTGGATGATGCCGCTTTCCTCGGCGGCCTGCATATCCAGGATCAAATCACCAATGGCTACCCCGCAGCGCGGATCATCACCATCGACCGAAAACACGCCATAAGGCAGATTGTTGAGCGGGAATGGGTGGTTTGCATCATTGGCTGAAGCCACCCAGGATTTCATAAGAGCCATTTCATTTTCCTGTCATTCGCCCGCCTGGGCTTCTTCTTTGTGCAAATACTCCCGGGGGGATGGGCCGTTTGCAACCCAGCGGAGGCAGCGCCCCCTTTCCACCATCACTTCAGACCGGGCGTGCCGTCAAACTTCTTCTCGATGTCACTCCAGCAGTCGATGTAGTCATCCTGCAACGGCGCGTCCTTAGCTGCAAATGTAGTCAGATGCTGCGGAAAGCGGGTTTCGAACATGAAAGACATGGTGTTCTCCAGCTTCTCTGGCCCCAGGTTGGAATTCGATGCGCCTTCGAACGCGTTTTTGTCCGGTCCGTGAGGGAGCATCATGTTGTGAAGTGACATGCCGCCTGGCACAAAACCTTGCGGTTTGGCATCGTACTGTCCGTAGATATTGCCCATCAGTTCAGACATGATGTTTTTGTGGTACCACGGCGGTCGGAAGGTGTTTTCGGCCACCATCCAGCGGTCGCGGAACAATACAAAGTCGATGTTCGCGGTGCCCGGCACACCGGACGGAGCGGTCAGCACGGTAAAGATAGACGGGTCGGGATGGTCGAAAAGGATCGCACCCACCGGGCAATAAGTGCTGAGGTCGTATTTAAAGGGGGCGTAGTTGCCATGCCAGGAAACCACATCCAGCGGCGAGTGGCCGATCCTGGTTTCATGAAACTGACCGCACCATTTTATGGTCACTGTGGACGGCACCTCGCGGTCCTCAAACGCGGCCACAGGCGCCTTGAAATCGCGCGGGTTGGCCAGGCAGTTGGCACCGATCGGCCCGCGGCCTGGCAGTTCGAATTTCTGGCCGTAATTCTCGCAGACAAAACCGCGGCAGGGACCTTCCAGCACTTCGACGCGATAGACCAGTCCACGTGGAATGATGGCAATCTCCTGCGGCGCCAGATCTATAATGCCCAGCTCGGTCGCAAACCGCAGGCGGCCTTCCTGCGGTACCACAAGCAGTTCGGAATCGGCTGAGAAGAAATAGCTGTCCACCATCGACTCAGTGACCAGATAGATATGGCTGGCCATGCCTATCTGGGTATTCACGTCGCCTGCGGTGGTCATGGTGCGCATGCCGGTGAGCCAGGTCAGGCTTTCCTCCGAATGCGGCACTGGATCCCAGCGGTACTGGCCCAGAGATACCACATCCGGATCGATGCAGGGTGCCGACTTCCAGTACGGCAGATCAATCTTCTTATAGCGGTGCGAATGCTTCACCGAGGGCCGTATGCGATAGCACCAGGTCCGTTCCGGCGGGTCGGCGGTAAATGCGGTGCCGCTCAACTGCTCGCCATATAGGCCATAGTTGCACTTTTGCGGGCTGTTCATGCCCTGCGGCAGCGCACCGGGCAGCGCTTCGGTTTCAAAGTCATTGGCAAAGCCGGGCATATAGCCCTCGCTCGGCCCCGCGATCGAGGGGGCCTGGATCATTTCCTGGGGATCGGCGGGTAGATTCATCGCGCGTTTCTCCTCTTGCTGCTTGCGGAATATTAGTTGTTTTTGTAACTAACAAGGGGAGGGGGAGCAAAATGAACGAAAAAGATGATTTCGCTTTGCAGGATTTCCTGCCGTATCTGCTGAACCGCGCGGCTGAGGAAAGCTCGCTGGGGTTCCAAAAACACTACAAGAACCGCTATGGAATGTTGCGCACGGAGTGGAGGGTGCTGTTCCACTTGGGCAACTACGGGCAGATGACGGCCAAGGAAATCGGTAGCCGGGCGAAGATCCACAAGACCAAGATCAGCCGTGCTGTGGCCAAGCTGTCGGAGAAACGGTTTGTGACCCGCAGTCGTGATGATAACGATCGCCGTTCGGAACATCTGGCGCTCACGGCGGCGGGGGAGGCTGCCTATAAGGATCTGCGGGAACATGCATTGCAGTTCGACACCAGCATCTGCGCCAGGTTCACCGCTGGTGAGGTTGCAATTTTGCGGTATATGCTGCGCAATTTAGCAGGGATCGACCCATAGACATCGGTGGCCGGAATACCCAAATAGAGCCGCGGTATTGAAGGTGAAAACATGATACAGATTGATGTCAATTCCGGAGCGCTGATTGCCTGGCTGATGGAGCAGGGACTGCAGGGCGCGCATCAGCAGGACTTGCTGCAAGGATATTGTCAACGTCTGGCCGATGCCGGGGTGCCGTTGTGGCGGTTCCATCTGGCGCAGCGTGCTTTCCACCCGAAATTCGGCGGGTTGGGCTTCAACTGGACCCGCGCGGATGGCATCAGCTACGAGCACTATGAATACCGCGAATCCCCGCGCGAAGAATGGCTGCGCAGCCCGTTCTTTCACATTCTGGAGCATAACCTGGAAGAATTCCGCCAAAGGATCGAGGACAGCGCCCCGGAGGAATTTCCGTTACTGACTGAGCTGCGGGAACGCGGGGCGACCGATTACTTTGCAAAGGGTGTGCGGTTTGCGCCGCCGGACGCCGAGCCGAACGATCCGCGTCATCCCAGCGAAGGGATGCTGATTTCCTGGTCCTCGGACCGGCCCGGAGGGTTCAGCAATCGCGAGCTGGATCTGCTCCGCACCACTCTGCCGCATCTGGGGCTGGCGTTGAAATCCTCGTCGAACAGGCAGATGGCCAGTGACCTTCTGCAGGTATATCTGGGCCGTGATGCAGGCCGCCGGGTGCTGTCGGGCGAAATCCAGCGTGGTTCTTCGCAGCAGATTGATGCGGTTCTCTGCTTGTTTGACCTCAAGGGTTTCACCCAGCTTGCAGAGCGGCTGCCCGGCACTGACCTGATCGAGATGCTGAATGGCTATTTCGGCCTTGCGGTGGAGACCATCCAGGCGCATGGCGGAAATATCCTCAAGTTTATGGGCGATGGAATGCTGACCATGTTCAATCTGGGCAGCATTGAGGAAGACGCCCACGCCGCTCTTGCCGCTGCGAATGAACTCTGTGGCAAGGTCCGGGCGTTTAATTCTAAGCGCGAGGAGCAGGGCCTCCCCACAGCTGGCTTCACCCTGGCGCTGCACGCAGGAACCATTCTTTATGGCAACATCGGTGCGGAAAACCGGCTGGATTTCACCGTAATCGGCCAAGCGGTGAACCAGACCGCCCGGATTGCCGGGATGCACCGTTCGGTCGGACAAAGCATCATCATGTCCGAAGACGTACAGAAAGCGGCCGAGGGAACCAATCATGATCTGGTGTCGCTGGGCCGCTACATGCTGCGCGGAGTGGCTGAACCGATCGAGCTTTACACCATCTACCGCGGCAAATGCGGCTGCGATTGCTGAGCTGCCGCCGGGGCAGGATCAGATACTGATCTCGACCCCCGGCAGGTTCACTTCCTTCATCATGTCGCGCAGCTCCTGCCGGGCGGCGATGTTGGAAATATTCAATTGCTTGACACCAATGTCCTTGAGGTCCAGCAGGGTCAGTCCGCGAGGGAACAGCTCGCGGAAGATGACCCTCTCGGAAAAGCCCGGTGCGACCCGGAAGCCGATCCGCTTGGACAGCATATTGATGGCGCGTTCCATCTTTTCCTTGTTGACCATGCGCTGAGTGCCGACCCGGTTGCGGATCACGATCCAGTCAATCGGCTTCAGCCCGGCCTGCGCGCGCAGCTGGCGGGCGTTCCACACCATTTCCGAGTAGACGGACGGTCCGGTGATTGTTTCCCCCTTCTGGTCTACATGCGCCAGCAGGTCGAAATCGACAAAACTGTCATTGAGCGGTGTGATGAGCGTATCGGCCAGCGAATGGGCCACCTGGCTGAGGCGCGTGTGCGAGCCGGGGCAGTCGATCAGGATGAAATCATGGCCCGGCTCCAACGCCGAGACCGCGGCCGACAGGCGGTGGTCATAGATGTTTTCGCCCGGCTGCAGGCTGTCGGGATCAATCTCTGGCAGCTCGTGCATTTCCACCATCGGCAGCTCCAGCCCTGCCTTGGTGCAGAAATCCTTGCGGTTCTCCAGGTAACGCCCCATCGAGCGCTGCCGCAAGTCCAGGTCCAGCGCTGCCACCTTGTGCCCAAGCCGGGCCAAGGTGGTTGCAACATGCATGGAAACAGTGGATTTTCCCGCGCCGCCCTTCTCGTTGCCGACGACAATAATATGCGCCATATACAGGTCCCTTCGCTCGTGCCTTTGGCACGTTTTTATCTTTGCGCCCCTGTATAGGCTCTGGATTCGGTCAAGAAAAGCGGTCTGCGCCGGCTGGTAAACTTAGTGTGTCACCTGTGTTTTGAGGGTCCCGCCGGCTTGCGGTTCGGGCGGGCATCTCCACCTTTGCGAAGTTTGCCCGGCTTGGCATCGGCGGCACGCGCCTTGTTTTTCTTGCTGTTTGGTTTGCCGGCCGGCGGTTTGGGGCCTTTGGTGTGGTAAGGTTTTGCTGCAGGCGCGCCGGGCTTGGTCATCCGCTTGGAAGGATCGGATGCGCCGCGCGGCTTGGCTACAACAGCCGGCTCAGGCTTGGGGCTGCTTTCCGGCGCGCGGCTGCGGCGCGGCTCGCGTTCGAAAGGCGCCTTGTCAGCAGAGCGCTTTTCCTGCCAGTCCTTGCGCGGCGGGCGGCTGTCTTCGGTTTTGCCGCGATATGGTTTCGGACTATCCGGTTTACCACGGTGCGGCTTGGGGTCCCGGTCACCTTTGAAGCCGCCCTTCGGTCCGCCGGGGCCGCGGCGCGGGGCCGGGCCCAGATCGGGAGCCTCGGAAAGCTGGGTCAACACGGCGCCCGGCTCCAGTTCCGCCTTGCCGTCCAGTGCTTTCAGAAAACCGTCAATCGCGGCCTTGCTGATTTCGGCAAAGGTCTCATTGTCCTGCACCCGGATCGCACCGATGGAATCGCGGTCGATGTTACCGGCCTTGCAGAGCATCGGCAGCACCTTGCGCGGGTCCGCACCGGCTGCCCGCCCGCCCGAAAGCGAGAACCACACCGACGGCCCGAAAGGCTTGCGCTCCTTACGTTCTTTGCGTGGTTCCTCCGCACCGGCCGGGCGCAGGTCTTCCGGTGCCGAATGGCGGCTTCGGAACAGGCGCAGGTAGGTGGCGGCAATCTGTTCGGCGGAGAAATGCTCCAGCAGAGTTTGAACTCCTGCCTGCTCTTGCTCCGAAACCGCTTCCTGCCAGACGGGATCCGCCAGCATCCGCTCCTCATCCCGTGCCAGGATGTCATCAGCCGAGGGCGCCTCGCAATGCTCTGCCGTCAGCTTGGCCCATTTCAGCAACCGCAGCGCTTTGCTGCGGGCCTTGGGCGGCGCGATCAGTGCGCTGACGCCTTTGCGGCCCGCGCGCCCTGTCCGGCCGGACCGGTGCAGAAGGGTTTCGTGGTTCGAAGGCAGCTCGGCGTGAACCACCAGCTCCAACCCCGGCAGGTCGATGCCGCGGGCAGCAACATCGGTGGCCACACAGACCCGGGCCCGCCCGTCGCGCATCGCCTGCAGCGCTTGACTGCGTTCAGCTTGGGAGAGTTCGCCCGACAGTGTCACCACCGGCAGGCCGCGGTTGGTCAGCCGTGCCGCCAGCCGGTTCACTGCTGCACGGGTATTGGCAAAGACGATGGAGCTGGGGGCCTCGTAGTAGCGCAGCACGTTGATGATGGCGTTTTCCGCATCCTGTTGCGCCACGCTCATCAGCCGGTATTCGATATCGCTGTGCTGTTTGGTTTCGCCTGCGGTTTTGATCCGCATCGCATCGCGCTGGAAGGTTTCGGCGAGGCTGGCAATGCCTGCTGGAACAGTGGCCGAGAACAGCAGTGTCCGGCGGTCTTCGGGCGCTTCGCCCAGGATGAATTCAAGATCCTCGCGGAAGCCCAGGTCGAGCATCTCGTCGGCCTCGTCCAGCACCACCGCGCGCAGGTTGCTGAGGTCGATGGAGCCGCGCATGATGTGGTCGCGCAGCCGCCCCGGTGTCGCGGCCACGATATGCGCGCCGCGGGCCAGTGTGCGGCGTTCGTCCCGCATGTCCATGCCGCCCACGCAGGATGCAATCACCGCACCAGCGCCACGGTAAAGCCAGCTCAGCTCGTGCTTCACCTGCAGTGCCAGCTCGCGGGTTGGTGCGATCACCAGTGCCAACGGAGCGGCGGCCTCGTCAAACGCCTCGGCCTCACCCAGCAGGGTTGGCGCAAGCGCAAGTCCGAAGCCGACTGTCTTGCCTGATCCGGTCTGGGCCGAAACCAGCAGGTCGCGCTCTTCAAGCTCCGGCTGGGTCACAGCCTCCTGCACTTGGGTCAGGGTTTCATATCCGCGCTCTTGCAGTGCGTTGGCCAGGGCTTGTTTCACGAGGGGGGCTGTCTTTCCCGCGAGGCACATCCGGCCTCAGCGTCAGGAGAAAAAAAAGAAGGCTGCCCGTCCGGGGCAGCCTTCGGGAGTTTGGAAAAATACGGCAGACGGCTTAGAAGCCCAGGCCTTCGTATTTCTTCTTGAACTTCGAAACACGGCCGCCTGCATCCATCAGACGCGAGGTGCCGCCGGTCCAGGCCGGGTGCACCGTCGGGTCGATGTCCAGCGCCAGCTGATCCCCTTCGCTGCCCCAGGTGGAGCGCATCTTGAGGATGGTGCCGTCGGTCATTTTGACGTCGATGAAGTGGTATTCGGGATGAGTGTCTTTTTTCATGATACCGCT
Coding sequences:
- a CDS encoding DEAD/DEAH box helicase, whose translation is MKQALANALQERGYETLTQVQEAVTQPELEERDLLVSAQTGSGKTVGFGLALAPTLLGEAEAFDEAAAPLALVIAPTRELALQVKHELSWLYRGAGAVIASCVGGMDMRDERRTLARGAHIVAATPGRLRDHIMRGSIDLSNLRAVVLDEADEMLDLGFREDLEFILGEAPEDRRTLLFSATVPAGIASLAETFQRDAMRIKTAGETKQHSDIEYRLMSVAQQDAENAIINVLRYYEAPSSIVFANTRAAVNRLAARLTNRGLPVVTLSGELSQAERSQALQAMRDGRARVCVATDVAARGIDLPGLELVVHAELPSNHETLLHRSGRTGRAGRKGVSALIAPPKARSKALRLLKWAKLTAEHCEAPSADDILARDEERMLADPVWQEAVSEQEQAGVQTLLEHFSAEQIAATYLRLFRSRHSAPEDLRPAGAEEPRKERKERKPFGPSVWFSLSGGRAAGADPRKVLPMLCKAGNIDRDSIGAIRVQDNETFAEISKAAIDGFLKALDGKAELEPGAVLTQLSEAPDLGPAPRRGPGGPKGGFKGDRDPKPHRGKPDSPKPYRGKTEDSRPPRKDWQEKRSADKAPFEREPRRSRAPESSPKPEPAVVAKPRGASDPSKRMTKPGAPAAKPYHTKGPKPPAGKPNSKKNKARAADAKPGKLRKGGDARPNRKPAGPSKHR
- the hmgA gene encoding homogentisate 1,2-dioxygenase; this translates as MNLPADPQEMIQAPSIAGPSEGYMPGFANDFETEALPGALPQGMNSPQKCNYGLYGEQLSGTAFTADPPERTWCYRIRPSVKHSHRYKKIDLPYWKSAPCIDPDVVSLGQYRWDPVPHSEESLTWLTGMRTMTTAGDVNTQIGMASHIYLVTESMVDSYFFSADSELLVVPQEGRLRFATELGIIDLAPQEIAIIPRGLVYRVEVLEGPCRGFVCENYGQKFELPGRGPIGANCLANPRDFKAPVAAFEDREVPSTVTIKWCGQFHETRIGHSPLDVVSWHGNYAPFKYDLSTYCPVGAILFDHPDPSIFTVLTAPSGVPGTANIDFVLFRDRWMVAENTFRPPWYHKNIMSELMGNIYGQYDAKPQGFVPGGMSLHNMMLPHGPDKNAFEGASNSNLGPEKLENTMSFMFETRFPQHLTTFAAKDAPLQDDYIDCWSDIEKKFDGTPGLK
- a CDS encoding adenylate/guanylate cyclase domain-containing protein, yielding MIQIDVNSGALIAWLMEQGLQGAHQQDLLQGYCQRLADAGVPLWRFHLAQRAFHPKFGGLGFNWTRADGISYEHYEYRESPREEWLRSPFFHILEHNLEEFRQRIEDSAPEEFPLLTELRERGATDYFAKGVRFAPPDAEPNDPRHPSEGMLISWSSDRPGGFSNRELDLLRTTLPHLGLALKSSSNRQMASDLLQVYLGRDAGRRVLSGEIQRGSSQQIDAVLCLFDLKGFTQLAERLPGTDLIEMLNGYFGLAVETIQAHGGNILKFMGDGMLTMFNLGSIEEDAHAALAAANELCGKVRAFNSKREEQGLPTAGFTLALHAGTILYGNIGAENRLDFTVIGQAVNQTARIAGMHRSVGQSIIMSEDVQKAAEGTNHDLVSLGRYMLRGVAEPIELYTIYRGKCGCDC
- the fahA gene encoding fumarylacetoacetase encodes the protein MALMKSWVASANDANHPFPLNNLPYGVFSVDGDDPRCGVAIGDLILDMQAAEESGIIQLGDAPLFDVPYWNDLMEEGPAVWAALRDRLTALLSDGAAEQGRVAPLMVPMAEAELHMPFAVSEYTDFYAGKNHAFNVGTMFRGPENALPPNWLHIPIGYNGRASSVVVSGTDVRRPWGQLKGPNEDKPRWAPCERFDIELELGAIVGTPSDGPITVQEADDHIFGYVLLNDWSARDIQAWEYQPLGPFQAKATANSISPWIVTKPALEPFRCGTPEREVELLDHLKDCGPMLYDIDLEVTMAPEGKSATTIARTNYKEMYYSAAQQLAHHSTSGCPMNAGDLLGSGTISGPTKESRGSLLELSWGGKEPITLKTGEERSFIADGDTLTLKGAAKGNGYTIGFGDCTGTVLPALEDPYAR
- the rpmE gene encoding 50S ribosomal protein L31, translating into MKKDTHPEYHFIDVKMTDGTILKMRSTWGSEGDQLALDIDPTVHPAWTGGTSRLMDAGGRVSKFKKKYEGLGF
- a CDS encoding division plane positioning ATPase MipZ, translating into MAHIIVVGNEKGGAGKSTVSMHVATTLARLGHKVAALDLDLRQRSMGRYLENRKDFCTKAGLELPMVEMHELPEIDPDSLQPGENIYDHRLSAAVSALEPGHDFILIDCPGSHTRLSQVAHSLADTLITPLNDSFVDFDLLAHVDQKGETITGPSVYSEMVWNARQLRAQAGLKPIDWIVIRNRVGTQRMVNKEKMERAINMLSKRIGFRVAPGFSERVIFRELFPRGLTLLDLKDIGVKQLNISNIAARQELRDMMKEVNLPGVEISI
- a CDS encoding MarR family winged helix-turn-helix transcriptional regulator; translation: MNEKDDFALQDFLPYLLNRAAEESSLGFQKHYKNRYGMLRTEWRVLFHLGNYGQMTAKEIGSRAKIHKTKISRAVAKLSEKRFVTRSRDDNDRRSEHLALTAAGEAAYKDLREHALQFDTSICARFTAGEVAILRYMLRNLAGIDP